In the genome of Rhinolophus ferrumequinum isolate MPI-CBG mRhiFer1 chromosome 24, mRhiFer1_v1.p, whole genome shotgun sequence, one region contains:
- the NDST1 gene encoding bifunctional heparan sulfate N-deacetylase/N-sulfotransferase 1 isoform X2 yields MPTLARLRRLCRHVSPQAVLFLLFVFCLFSVFVSAYYLYGWKRGLEPSADAPEPDCGDPPPMAPSRLLPLKPMQAAAPSRTDPLVLVFVESLYSQLGQEVVAILESSRFKYRTEIAPGKGDMPTLTDKGRGRFSLIIYENILKYVNLDAWNRELLDKYCVAYGVGIIGFFKANENSLLSAQLKGFPLFLHSNLGLKDCSINPRSPLLYVTRPSEVEKGVLPGEDWTVFQSNHSTYEPVLLAKTRSSESISHLGADAGLHAALHATVVQDLGLHDGIQRVLFGNNLNFWLHKLVFVDAVAFLTGKRLSLPLDRYILVDIDDIFVGKEGTRMKVDDVKALFDTQNELRTHIPNFTFNLGYSGKFFHTGTDAEDAGDDLLLSYVKEFWWFPHMWSHMQPHLFHNQSVLAEQMALNKKFAVEHGIPTDMGYAVAPHHSGVYPVHVQLYEAWKQVWSIRVTSTEEYPHLKPARYRRGFIHNGIMVLPRQTCGLFTHTIFYNEYPGGSSELDKIINGGELFLTVLLNPISIFMTHLSNYGNDRLGLYTFKHLVRFLHSWTNLRLQTLPPVQLAQKYFQIFSEEKDPLWQDPCEDKRHKDIWSKEKTCDRFPKLLIIGPQKTGTTALYLFLGMHPDLSSNYPSSETFEEIQFFNGHNYHKGIDWYMEFFPIPSNTTSDFYFEKSANYFDSEVAPRRAAALLPKAKVLTILINPADRAYSWYQKSQRWCADHQHLETLILPN; encoded by the exons ATGCCCACCCTGGCGCGCCTCCGCAGGCTGTGTCGGCACGTGTCCCCACAGGCTGTCCTTTTCCTGCTGTTTGTCTTCTGCCTGTTCAGCGTTTTTGTCTCCGCCTACTACCTATATGGCTGGAAGCGGGGCCTGGAGCCCTCAGCGGATGCCCCCGAGCCTGACTGTGGGGATCCGCCGCCCATGGCCCCCAGCCGCCTGCTACCGCTCAAGCCCATGCAGGCGGCCGCCCCTTCCCGCACGGACCCGCTGGTGCTGGTGTTTGTGGAGAGCCTCTACTCGCAGCTGGGCCAGGAGGTGGTGGCCATCCTGGAATCCAGCCGCTTTAAGTACCGCACAGAGATTGCACCGGGCAAGGGGGATATGCCCACGCTCACCGACAAGGGCCGTGGCCGCTTCTCTCTCATCATCTACGAGAACATCCTCAAGTATGTCAACCTGGACGCCTGGAACCGGGAGCTGCTGGACAAGTACTGTGTGGCCTACGGCGTGGGTATCATCGGTTTCTTTAAG GCCAATGAGAACAGCCTGCTGAGTGCACAGCTCAAAGGCTTCCCCCTGTTCCTGCACTCGAACCTGGGCCTGAAAGACTGCAGCATCAACCCCAGGTCCCCGCTGCTCTACGTGACACGGCCCAGCGAGGTGGAGAAGGGTGTGCTGCCCGGCGAGGACTGGACCGTGTTCCAGTCCAACCACTCCACCTACGAGCCAGTGCTGCTGGCCAAGACGCGCTCCTCTGAGTCCATCTCACACCTGGGCGCCGACGCCGGCCTGCACGCCGCGCTGCACGCCACCGTGGTCCAGGACCTGGGCCTCCACGATGGCATCCAGCGCGTGCTGTTTGGCAACAACCTCAACTTCTGGCTACACAAGCTCGTCTTTGTGGACGCCGTGGCCTTCCTCACTGGCAAGCGCCTCTCGCTGCCTTTGGACCGCTACATCCTGGTGGACATTGATGACATCTTCGTGGGCAAGGAGGGCACACGCATGAAGGTGGACGACGTGAAG GCCCTGTTTGATACACAGAATGAACTACGCACACATATCCCAAACTTCACCTTCAACCTGGGCTACTCAGGGAAATTCTTCCACACAG GTACTGATGCTGAGGACGCTGGGGACGACCTGCTGCTGTCGTACGTGAAGGAGTTCTGGTGGTTCCCCCACATGTGGAGCCACATGCAGCCCCACCTTTTCCACAACCAGTCTGTGCTGGCCGAGCAGATGGCCCTGAACAAGAAGTTCGCTGTC gagCATGGCATTCCCACGGACATGGGGTATGCAGTGGCGCCCCACCACTCGGGCGTGTACCCTGTGCACGTGCAGCTGTACGAGGCCTGGAAGCAGGTGTGGAGCATCCGCGTGACCAGCACGGAGGAGTACCCCCACCTGAAACCGGCCCGCTACCGCCGTGGCTTCATCCACAATGGCATCATG GTCCTCCCACGGCAGACCTGCGGCCTCTTCACGCACACCATCTTCTACAATGAGTACCCTGGTGGCTCCAGCGAGCTGGACAAGATCATCAACGGGGGCGAGCTCTTCCTCACCGTTCTCCTCAATCCT ATCAGCATCTTCATGACGCACCTGTCCAACTATGGGAATGACCGCCTGGGCCTGTACACCTTCAAGCACCTGGTGCGCTTTCTGCACTCCTGGACCAACCTCCGGCTGCAGACACTGCCCCCTGTTCAGCTGGCCCAGAAGTACTTCCAGATCTTCTCTGAGGAGAAGGACCCACTctggcag GACCCTTGTGAGGACAAACGCCACAAAGACATCTGGTCCAAGGAGAAGACATGTGACCGCTTCCCAAAGCTCCTCATCATTGGTCCCCAGAAAACAG GTACGACGGCCCTCTACCTGTTCCTGGGCATGCATCCAGACCTCAGCAGCAACTATCCCAGCTCAGAGACCTTTGAGGAGATCCAGTTTTTTAACGGCCACAACTATCACAAAGGCATCGACTG GTACATGGAGTTCTTCCCCATCCCCTCCAACACCACCTCTGACTTCTATTTTGAAAAAAGCGCCAACTACTTTGATTCGGAAGTGGCGCCCCGGCGAGCAGCTGCCCTGTTGCCTAAGGCCAAGGTCCTAACCATCCTCATTAACCCAGCGGACCGGGCCTATTCCTGGTACCAG AAATCGCAGAGATGGTGTGCAGATCACCAACATTTGGAGACGTTGATCTTGCCCAACTAA
- the NDST1 gene encoding bifunctional heparan sulfate N-deacetylase/N-sulfotransferase 1 isoform X1 gives MPTLARLRRLCRHVSPQAVLFLLFVFCLFSVFVSAYYLYGWKRGLEPSADAPEPDCGDPPPMAPSRLLPLKPMQAAAPSRTDPLVLVFVESLYSQLGQEVVAILESSRFKYRTEIAPGKGDMPTLTDKGRGRFSLIIYENILKYVNLDAWNRELLDKYCVAYGVGIIGFFKANENSLLSAQLKGFPLFLHSNLGLKDCSINPRSPLLYVTRPSEVEKGVLPGEDWTVFQSNHSTYEPVLLAKTRSSESISHLGADAGLHAALHATVVQDLGLHDGIQRVLFGNNLNFWLHKLVFVDAVAFLTGKRLSLPLDRYILVDIDDIFVGKEGTRMKVDDVKALFDTQNELRTHIPNFTFNLGYSGKFFHTGTDAEDAGDDLLLSYVKEFWWFPHMWSHMQPHLFHNQSVLAEQMALNKKFAVEHGIPTDMGYAVAPHHSGVYPVHVQLYEAWKQVWSIRVTSTEEYPHLKPARYRRGFIHNGIMVLPRQTCGLFTHTIFYNEYPGGSSELDKIINGGELFLTVLLNPISIFMTHLSNYGNDRLGLYTFKHLVRFLHSWTNLRLQTLPPVQLAQKYFQIFSEEKDPLWQDPCEDKRHKDIWSKEKTCDRFPKLLIIGPQKTGTTALYLFLGMHPDLSSNYPSSETFEEIQFFNGHNYHKGIDWYMEFFPIPSNTTSDFYFEKSANYFDSEVAPRRAAALLPKAKVLTILINPADRAYSWYQHQRAHDDPVALKYTFHEVITAGPDASLKLRALQNRCLVPGWYAIHIEHWLSAFHANQILVLDGKLLRTEPAKVMDTVQKFLGVTNTIDYHKTLAFDPKKGFWCQLLEGGKTKCLGKSKGRKYPEMDLDSRVFLKNYYRDHNIELSKLLYKMGQTLPTWLREDLQNTR, from the exons ATGCCCACCCTGGCGCGCCTCCGCAGGCTGTGTCGGCACGTGTCCCCACAGGCTGTCCTTTTCCTGCTGTTTGTCTTCTGCCTGTTCAGCGTTTTTGTCTCCGCCTACTACCTATATGGCTGGAAGCGGGGCCTGGAGCCCTCAGCGGATGCCCCCGAGCCTGACTGTGGGGATCCGCCGCCCATGGCCCCCAGCCGCCTGCTACCGCTCAAGCCCATGCAGGCGGCCGCCCCTTCCCGCACGGACCCGCTGGTGCTGGTGTTTGTGGAGAGCCTCTACTCGCAGCTGGGCCAGGAGGTGGTGGCCATCCTGGAATCCAGCCGCTTTAAGTACCGCACAGAGATTGCACCGGGCAAGGGGGATATGCCCACGCTCACCGACAAGGGCCGTGGCCGCTTCTCTCTCATCATCTACGAGAACATCCTCAAGTATGTCAACCTGGACGCCTGGAACCGGGAGCTGCTGGACAAGTACTGTGTGGCCTACGGCGTGGGTATCATCGGTTTCTTTAAG GCCAATGAGAACAGCCTGCTGAGTGCACAGCTCAAAGGCTTCCCCCTGTTCCTGCACTCGAACCTGGGCCTGAAAGACTGCAGCATCAACCCCAGGTCCCCGCTGCTCTACGTGACACGGCCCAGCGAGGTGGAGAAGGGTGTGCTGCCCGGCGAGGACTGGACCGTGTTCCAGTCCAACCACTCCACCTACGAGCCAGTGCTGCTGGCCAAGACGCGCTCCTCTGAGTCCATCTCACACCTGGGCGCCGACGCCGGCCTGCACGCCGCGCTGCACGCCACCGTGGTCCAGGACCTGGGCCTCCACGATGGCATCCAGCGCGTGCTGTTTGGCAACAACCTCAACTTCTGGCTACACAAGCTCGTCTTTGTGGACGCCGTGGCCTTCCTCACTGGCAAGCGCCTCTCGCTGCCTTTGGACCGCTACATCCTGGTGGACATTGATGACATCTTCGTGGGCAAGGAGGGCACACGCATGAAGGTGGACGACGTGAAG GCCCTGTTTGATACACAGAATGAACTACGCACACATATCCCAAACTTCACCTTCAACCTGGGCTACTCAGGGAAATTCTTCCACACAG GTACTGATGCTGAGGACGCTGGGGACGACCTGCTGCTGTCGTACGTGAAGGAGTTCTGGTGGTTCCCCCACATGTGGAGCCACATGCAGCCCCACCTTTTCCACAACCAGTCTGTGCTGGCCGAGCAGATGGCCCTGAACAAGAAGTTCGCTGTC gagCATGGCATTCCCACGGACATGGGGTATGCAGTGGCGCCCCACCACTCGGGCGTGTACCCTGTGCACGTGCAGCTGTACGAGGCCTGGAAGCAGGTGTGGAGCATCCGCGTGACCAGCACGGAGGAGTACCCCCACCTGAAACCGGCCCGCTACCGCCGTGGCTTCATCCACAATGGCATCATG GTCCTCCCACGGCAGACCTGCGGCCTCTTCACGCACACCATCTTCTACAATGAGTACCCTGGTGGCTCCAGCGAGCTGGACAAGATCATCAACGGGGGCGAGCTCTTCCTCACCGTTCTCCTCAATCCT ATCAGCATCTTCATGACGCACCTGTCCAACTATGGGAATGACCGCCTGGGCCTGTACACCTTCAAGCACCTGGTGCGCTTTCTGCACTCCTGGACCAACCTCCGGCTGCAGACACTGCCCCCTGTTCAGCTGGCCCAGAAGTACTTCCAGATCTTCTCTGAGGAGAAGGACCCACTctggcag GACCCTTGTGAGGACAAACGCCACAAAGACATCTGGTCCAAGGAGAAGACATGTGACCGCTTCCCAAAGCTCCTCATCATTGGTCCCCAGAAAACAG GTACGACGGCCCTCTACCTGTTCCTGGGCATGCATCCAGACCTCAGCAGCAACTATCCCAGCTCAGAGACCTTTGAGGAGATCCAGTTTTTTAACGGCCACAACTATCACAAAGGCATCGACTG GTACATGGAGTTCTTCCCCATCCCCTCCAACACCACCTCTGACTTCTATTTTGAAAAAAGCGCCAACTACTTTGATTCGGAAGTGGCGCCCCGGCGAGCAGCTGCCCTGTTGCCTAAGGCCAAGGTCCTAACCATCCTCATTAACCCAGCGGACCGGGCCTATTCCTGGTACCAG CACCAGCGAGCCCACGACGACCCAGTGGCGCTGAAGTACACCTTCCACGAGGTGATCACAGCTGGGCCTGACGCTTCCTTGAAGCTGCGTGCTCTCCAGAACCGCTGCCTGGTCCCAGGCTGGTACGCCATCCACATTGAGCACTGGCTCAGCGCCTTTCACGCCAACCAG atTCTGGTCTTGGATGGCAAATTGCTGCGAACAGAACCTGCCAAAGTGATGGACACAGTGCAAAAATTCCTTGGGGTGACCAACACCATTGACTACCACAAAACCTTGGC GTTTGATCCAAAGAAAGGATTTTGGTGCCAACTGCTCGAAGGAGGAAAAACCAAGTGTCTGGGCAAAAGCAAAGGCCGAAAATACCCAGAGATGGACTTGGAT TCCCGTGTCTTCCTGAAGAACTATTATCGGGATCACAACATCGAGCTTTCCAAGCTGCTGTACAAGATGGGCCAGACACTGCCCACCTGGCTGCGGGAGGACCTCCAGAACACCAGGTAG